A DNA window from Labrus mixtus chromosome 4, fLabMix1.1, whole genome shotgun sequence contains the following coding sequences:
- the ch25hl1.2 gene encoding cholesterol 25-hydroxylase-like protein 1, member 2, which yields MDSAYMGIDLWIRCLGNDSLLQPLWDNLRINYRDYLRSPLFPIVLTVSSYFVFCLPFLFCDIMGEKWAWVDQFKIQPGRRPTASTLLHCAGVTFYNHMFLVLPASVAQWVWRPPLDLPDQAPSLLELTAGVIGNLLLFDFQYFIWHLLHHKIRWLYVTFHAIHHNYSSPFALATQCLGGWELVTVGFWTTLNPVVLRCHLLTTWTFMVVHVYVSIEDHCGYDFPWSTSRLIPFGIYGGPSKHDVHHQKPNTNFAPHFSHWDKIFGTHADFSFSTAVKKKAATL from the coding sequence ATGGATTCAGCATACATGGGCATAGATCTTTGGATAAGATGTTTAGGTAACGACTCtttgctgcagcctctgtgGGACAACCTGCGGATCAATTACAGAGACTATTTGAGATCTCCACTCTTCCCTATTGTTCTGACTGTGTCTTCATATTTTGTCTTCTgccttcctttccttttttgtgACATAATGGGTGAAAAATGGGCATGGGTGGATCAATTCAAGATCCAACCCGGTCGACGTCCCACAGCCTCTACACTGCTGCACTGTGCGGGTGTCACCTTCTACAACCATATGTTTCTCGTGCTGCCAGCATCAGTGGCCCAGTGGGTATGGAGGCCTCCGCTAGACCTGCCGGACCAGGCTCCATCCCTGCTGGAGCTGACTGCCGGGGTGATAGGCAACCTTCTGCTCTTTGACTTCCAGTACTTCATCTGGCACCTGTTACATCACAAGATCCGCTGGCTGTATGTCACTTTCCACGCCATCCACCATAACTACTCCTCACCCTTTGCTCTAGCCACCCAGTGTCTCGGTGGGTGGGAGCTGGTCACTGTAGGCTTCTGGACCACTCTGAATCCCGTGGTCCTGAGATGCCACCTACTCACCACATGGACCTTCATGGTGGTGCACGTCTACGTTTCCATCGAAGATCACTGTGGCTATGATTTCCCCTGGTCCACATCACGTCTGATACCCTTTGGCATCTATGGAGGGCCCAGCAAACACGATGTGCATCATCAGAAACCCAACACCAATTTTGCACCACATTTTAGCCACTGGGATAAAATATTTGGAACACATGCTGATTTCAGCTTCTCTACTGCTGTGAAGAAGAAAGCTGCAACACTTTAG